In a single window of the Deinococcus aetherius genome:
- a CDS encoding BMP family lipoprotein: MTNRSRFLRASLLTLAALTGTAPAAAPATSVTLIFDPAGPWDKAVNESAGGGLERAVREHGMPYDTVTSADQNDMLSRARAAARSGSTLVIGVGRASAGALSKAAGEFPKVRFVGVDALPGGANTVGLRFREQEGGFLAGFLAANVTSTRVLGVITGAEDATARKYRAGFEAGVTLACPDCRVLRASLPRGGNMVGAASLARGQYARGADIILAAVGAGNRGVVTAATAVQCLRASRLPAGVRFHADPYRNVPRSDPYRAECHGNTRPVFAIATESSLDAPGDTDVDRKTLNHTLTSVLKRADNAVFTLVDEVAKGRPWRAGDRTFGVENGGIELSMGDFNAALVPPALRAKLTKVQRMIVNGVVKVPVQ, translated from the coding sequence ATGACGAACCGCTCCCGATTCCTTCGGGCGTCCCTGCTGACGCTCGCGGCCCTCACGGGCACCGCCCCCGCCGCCGCGCCCGCCACCAGCGTCACCCTGATCTTCGACCCGGCGGGCCCGTGGGACAAGGCCGTCAACGAGTCGGCGGGGGGCGGGCTGGAGCGTGCCGTGCGCGAACACGGGATGCCCTACGACACCGTCACCTCCGCCGATCAGAACGACATGCTGAGCCGGGCCCGCGCCGCCGCCCGCTCGGGCAGCACCCTGGTGATCGGGGTCGGTCGCGCGAGCGCCGGGGCCCTCAGCAAGGCCGCCGGTGAGTTCCCGAAGGTCCGCTTCGTGGGGGTGGACGCGTTGCCGGGCGGCGCGAACACCGTCGGCCTGCGCTTCCGCGAGCAGGAGGGCGGCTTCCTGGCCGGGTTCCTCGCCGCCAACGTGACGAGCACGCGGGTGCTGGGCGTGATCACCGGGGCGGAGGACGCCACCGCCCGCAAGTACCGCGCGGGCTTCGAGGCGGGCGTGACCCTCGCCTGCCCCGACTGCCGGGTCCTGCGCGCCAGCCTGCCCAGGGGGGGAAACATGGTGGGCGCCGCCTCGCTCGCCCGGGGGCAGTACGCGCGAGGCGCCGACATCATCCTCGCGGCGGTGGGGGCGGGCAACCGGGGCGTGGTCACCGCCGCGACCGCCGTCCAGTGCCTGCGCGCGTCCAGGCTGCCCGCCGGGGTGCGCTTCCACGCCGACCCCTACCGGAACGTGCCCCGCAGCGACCCCTACCGGGCCGAGTGCCACGGCAACACCCGCCCCGTCTTCGCCATCGCCACCGAGAGCAGTCTCGACGCCCCCGGCGACACCGACGTGGACCGCAAGACCCTCAACCACACCCTGACGAGCGTCCTCAAGCGGGCGGACAACGCCGTCTTCACCCTCGTGGACGAGGTCGCCAAGGGCAGGCCGTGGCGGGCCGGGGACCGCACCTTCGGGGTCGAGAACGGCGGCATCGAACTCAGCATGGGCGACTTCAACGCCGCTCTGGTTCCGCCCGCCCTCAGGGCCAAGCTGACGAAGGTCCAGCGGATGATCGTGAACGGCGTGGTGAAGGTGCCCGTCCAGTAG
- the ispG gene encoding flavodoxin-dependent (E)-4-hydroxy-3-methylbut-2-enyl-diphosphate synthase produces the protein MTARRQTVTAWVGNVPVGGAHPIVVQSMTNTDTANAEATAIQVAQLARAGSEIVRVTVNTREAAAAVPEIVARLHDLGIDVPIVGDFHYNGHILLAEFPETARLLAKYRINPGNVGAGQHHDANFATMIEVAKEFGKPVRIGVNWGSLDQQVLARLMDENARRGSPKSGTDVMIDAMVVSALESAAYAEGLGLPHDRIIISVKVSSAPELWQVYRQLVSQCDYPLHLGLTEAGMGMKGIVASSVALAPLLVDGIGDTIRVSLTPEPGAPRKLEVEVAQQILQSLGLRQFLPQVTSCPGCGRTTSTFFQELAQKIQDYIRDAMPVWKAKYPGVEEMQVAVMGCIVNGPGESKHANIGISLPGTGEDPRAPVYQDGKLLTTLRGPRIAEDFQELLERYVEERYGRERAGV, from the coding sequence ATGACCGCCCGCCGCCAGACCGTCACCGCCTGGGTGGGGAACGTGCCCGTGGGAGGCGCCCACCCCATCGTCGTGCAGTCCATGACGAACACCGACACCGCGAACGCCGAGGCCACCGCGATCCAGGTCGCCCAGCTCGCCCGCGCCGGGTCCGAGATCGTCCGCGTGACCGTCAACACCCGCGAGGCCGCCGCCGCCGTCCCCGAGATCGTCGCCCGGCTGCATGACCTCGGAATCGACGTGCCCATCGTGGGCGACTTCCACTACAACGGCCACATCCTCCTCGCCGAGTTCCCCGAGACGGCCCGCCTCCTCGCCAAGTACCGCATCAACCCCGGCAACGTCGGCGCCGGGCAGCACCACGACGCCAACTTCGCCACGATGATCGAGGTGGCGAAGGAGTTCGGCAAGCCCGTCCGTATCGGGGTGAACTGGGGTTCCCTGGATCAGCAGGTTCTCGCCCGCCTGATGGACGAGAACGCCCGGCGAGGCAGCCCCAAGAGCGGCACCGACGTGATGATCGACGCGATGGTCGTCTCGGCCTTGGAAAGCGCCGCCTACGCCGAGGGGCTGGGCCTCCCGCACGACAGGATCATCATCTCCGTCAAGGTCAGCTCCGCCCCCGAGCTGTGGCAGGTGTACCGCCAGCTCGTCTCTCAGTGTGACTACCCCCTGCACCTCGGCCTCACCGAGGCGGGCATGGGGATGAAGGGCATCGTGGCGTCCAGCGTGGCCCTTGCCCCCCTGCTGGTGGACGGCATCGGCGACACCATCCGCGTGTCGCTCACCCCCGAGCCCGGCGCCCCCCGCAAGCTGGAGGTCGAGGTCGCCCAGCAGATTCTCCAGAGCCTCGGCCTGCGGCAGTTCCTGCCGCAGGTCACCTCCTGCCCCGGCTGCGGGCGCACGACCTCCACCTTCTTCCAGGAACTCGCCCAGAAGATTCAGGACTACATCCGGGACGCGATGCCCGTCTGGAAGGCGAAATATCCCGGCGTCGAGGAGATGCAGGTCGCCGTCATGGGCTGCATCGTGAACGGCCCCGGCGAGAGCAAGCACGCCAACATCGGGATTTCCCTGCCGGGCACGGGCGAGGACCCGCGCGCCCCGGTGTACCAGGACGGCAAGTTGCTGACCACGCTGAGGGGGCCCCGCATCGCCGAGGACTTCCAGGAGTTGCTGGAGCGGTATGTGGAGGAGCGGTACGGGCGGGAGCGGGCGGGCGTCTGA
- a CDS encoding DUF7710 domain-containing protein, which yields MAEDRAGVWVFMGLGAQHPAAVFTTRERAEAWVGEHGLAGILTWYPLDLSVYDWVVGEGKFKPKPEHGTPKFRARFSSVYQPHHHYENDDPLPFAEEG from the coding sequence ATGGCGGAGGACCGGGCCGGAGTCTGGGTGTTCATGGGCTTGGGGGCCCAGCACCCCGCCGCCGTGTTCACGACGCGGGAACGGGCCGAAGCCTGGGTCGGTGAACATGGTCTGGCAGGCATACTGACGTGGTATCCGCTCGACCTCAGCGTGTACGACTGGGTGGTAGGCGAGGGCAAGTTCAAGCCCAAGCCCGAGCATGGGACGCCGAAGTTCCGGGCACGGTTCTCATCGGTGTACCAGCCGCATCACCACTATGAAAACGACGATCCCCTGCCCTTCGCGGAGGAAGGGTAA
- a CDS encoding metallophosphoesterase family protein encodes MRLALIADVHANVFALDAVLEDIARQDVDATVNLGDAVWGNVDPAGTVERLMAFPGVRGNHDEEQDVAHPDLQLSTTQRVFLAGLPLTLTLDDVFCCHGTPTSNTTHLMLTVTPQGTRPATIPEIQARLGNIRVAVVACAHTHLPRMVQLPDGPLVVNPGSVGLPAYDAAPDPYVVENFSPHARYATLTQTRAGWEVRFHAVPYDHERAARETERKGRPDRAHWLRTGLAQ; translated from the coding sequence ATGCGCCTTGCCCTGATCGCCGACGTTCACGCCAACGTGTTTGCGCTGGATGCCGTGCTGGAAGACATTGCCCGCCAGGACGTGGATGCCACGGTGAATCTCGGAGACGCCGTGTGGGGCAATGTCGATCCCGCAGGCACGGTGGAGCGGCTGATGGCCTTTCCCGGCGTGCGCGGTAACCACGACGAGGAACAGGACGTTGCGCACCCTGATTTACAGCTCTCCACCACACAGAGGGTTTTTCTGGCGGGCTTGCCCCTCACGCTGACCCTCGATGACGTGTTCTGTTGTCACGGGACGCCGACCAGCAATACCACCCACCTGATGCTGACCGTCACGCCGCAGGGGACGAGACCCGCCACCATCCCTGAGATTCAGGCGCGGCTCGGGAACATCCGTGTGGCTGTGGTTGCCTGCGCGCACACCCACCTGCCCCGCATGGTGCAGCTTCCCGATGGGCCGCTCGTCGTCAATCCCGGGAGCGTCGGGCTCCCCGCCTACGACGCTGCCCCTGATCCCTACGTCGTGGAAAATTTCAGCCCGCACGCGCGCTACGCCACGCTCACACAGACGCGCGCGGGCTGGGAGGTTCGCTTCCACGCCGTCCCCTACGACCATGAACGGGCGGCGCGGGAAACCGAAAGGAAGGGCCGCCCCGACCGCGCCCACTGGCTCCGCACCGGGCTGGCACAATAA
- a CDS encoding DUF4259 domain-containing protein has product MNVWGIGSFENEVGAAFAEEVVQDGAVALAEAFDVALDPDTDFLAAEEGHRALAAAEVLVAGLTGDTGQITDAGLRAWLAGAHPADLEPLRDVGRAAVERVIGEGSELPDLWEDEEDAWAWRADVVRLLAALE; this is encoded by the coding sequence ATGAACGTCTGGGGCATCGGCAGTTTCGAGAACGAGGTGGGTGCGGCCTTCGCGGAGGAAGTGGTGCAGGACGGCGCCGTCGCCCTCGCCGAGGCGTTCGACGTGGCGCTCGACCCCGACACCGACTTTCTCGCCGCCGAGGAGGGCCATCGCGCCCTCGCCGCCGCCGAGGTGCTGGTCGCCGGGCTGACGGGTGACACCGGGCAGATCACGGACGCGGGGCTGCGCGCGTGGCTCGCGGGCGCCCACCCCGCCGACCTCGAACCCCTGCGCGACGTGGGCCGCGCCGCCGTGGAGCGAGTGATCGGCGAAGGCAGTGAACTCCCCGACCTCTGGGAGGACGAGGAGGACGCGTGGGCGTGGCGTGCGGATGTGGTGCGTTTGCTGGCGGCGCTGGAGTAG
- a CDS encoding IS630 family transposase (programmed frameshift) yields MGRRKQFVVTLSDEERRQLTDMTRKGVISARVMTRARLLLLADQQLKDDDVAERLDISHLTVASIRKKYTQGGLQAALYEKARPKPPSKLGPKETAILIAEACSGGPDGQAKWTMQLLADRLVTLGVVESISDETIRRTPEKNDLKPWQVQSWCIAKVGADFVWRMEEVLDTYAEPYDPLYPVVCFDEKSYQLLAHITEPLPPVPGHPARVDYEYRRCGTANLFIAFEPLTGQRTVTVTERRSSEEFVAQMQALHLRYPEAKTIRLVLDQLSTHTPSSLYQHLPPDEANALKRRFEWVYTPKHASWLNMAEMEWSVLERQCLRRRLATFEELNNEVKAWEADRNARSVKVSWQFNTDKARVKLSRQYPSQN; encoded by the exons ATGGGACGGCGGAAGCAGTTTGTCGTGACGCTCAGCGATGAGGAGCGTCGTCAACTTACCGACATGACGCGAAAGGGCGTGATCAGTGCGCGGGTCATGACCCGCGCACGTCTCTTGCTTCTGGCTGACCAACAGTTGAAGGATGATGACGTGGCCGAGCGGCTGGACATCAGTCATTTGACGGTCGCCAGCATTCGGAAGAAATACACCCAAGGTGGGCTGCAAGCCGCCTTGTACGAGAAGGCTCGTCCGAAACCGCCGTCAAAACTGGGTCCTAAGGAGACAGCAATCCTGATTGCAGAAGCCTGTTCAGGAGGTCCAGATGGGCAAGCCAAGTGGACCATGCAACTCCTTGCAGATCGTTTGGTGACGCTGGGCGTAGTGGAAAGCATCAGTGATGAGACGATCCGGCGAACAC CTGAAAAAAACGACTTGAAGCCCTGGCAAGTCCAGAGTTGGTGCATCGCCAAAGTCGGCGCTGATTTCGTCTGGCGCATGGAAGAGGTGCTGGACACGTACGCTGAGCCGTATGATCCACTGTACCCCGTGGTCTGCTTCGACGAGAAGTCCTATCAATTGTTGGCGCACATCACTGAACCGCTTCCACCCGTGCCGGGACACCCGGCACGGGTGGACTACGAGTACAGGCGTTGTGGAACGGCCAATCTCTTCATTGCTTTTGAACCCTTGACCGGGCAGCGGACAGTCACCGTGACCGAACGTCGCAGCAGCGAGGAGTTCGTGGCACAAATGCAGGCTCTCCACTTGCGCTACCCCGAGGCGAAGACAATTCGCCTGGTGCTGGACCAACTGTCCACGCACACGCCGTCCTCGTTGTACCAGCACCTCCCGCCCGACGAAGCAAACGCCTTGAAGAGGCGGTTTGAATGGGTCTACACGCCGAAGCACGCTTCCTGGTTGAACATGGCGGAAATGGAATGGTCAGTTTTGGAGCGACAGTGCTTGAGACGACGATTGGCAACCTTTGAGGAACTCAACAATGAAGTCAAAGCCTGGGAAGCGGATCGAAATGCTCGGTCAGTTAAGGTGAGCTGGCAATTCAATACAGACAAGGCACGAGTGAAATTAAGCCGCCAATATCCGTCCCAAAATTAG
- a CDS encoding transposase, with product MYDLKLRGERASILADALLSVPTRPYQKRSLEAALGLFLDLKTKKALHRAHTVSASALSRLLNVYEWDTSECWASLVQAQWDALLLAARRRHHPRLRLCVDLTSVPKTGRDLPFVRVYNEVYGLHLVVLYAVYRDLKFPVGYRVYRGKGTPSPVRLALDLLTTVPAEVSHRFDVWVLADSGFESAAFLQGVRDLGFDFVVGVRSTRRTDHRGHVTVADCEHGSWVNLANWPWETLTLARVDRGERTFFSVASHLLSGDIVAREGRQRWAIESFFKEAKHGFGLNRFALRTAQGLDRWVLLVFAAFTLSMLCRADTLSLEQAAEVAARVALPLLVVQRLALQVWREEEFLRQHGYSLTLSRCKT from the coding sequence GTGTATGACCTCAAGCTTCGCGGGGAGCGCGCGTCCATTCTGGCAGATGCGCTCCTCTCTGTCCCGACCCGTCCGTACCAGAAGCGCAGCCTGGAGGCTGCGCTGGGGCTCTTCCTTGACCTGAAGACGAAAAAAGCGCTGCACCGGGCCCACACGGTCAGCGCCAGTGCGCTGAGTCGCCTGCTGAACGTCTACGAGTGGGACACGTCCGAGTGCTGGGCGAGTCTGGTCCAGGCCCAATGGGACGCCCTGCTCCTCGCGGCACGGCGCAGACATCACCCTCGTTTGCGGCTGTGCGTGGACCTGACCAGCGTCCCGAAAACGGGACGCGACTTGCCCTTCGTTCGCGTCTACAACGAGGTCTATGGCCTTCATCTGGTGGTGCTGTACGCGGTGTACCGAGACCTCAAGTTCCCGGTGGGCTACCGGGTGTATCGGGGGAAGGGGACCCCTTCCCCCGTCCGTCTCGCCCTGGACCTCCTGACCACCGTGCCCGCCGAAGTCAGCCACCGCTTTGACGTGTGGGTGCTGGCAGACAGCGGGTTCGAGTCGGCCGCGTTCCTTCAGGGCGTCCGGGACCTGGGCTTCGACTTCGTGGTGGGCGTTCGCTCGACCCGTCGGACTGACCATCGCGGGCACGTCACGGTAGCGGACTGCGAACACGGGAGCTGGGTGAACCTCGCCAACTGGCCCTGGGAGACCCTCACCCTGGCCCGGGTGGACCGAGGGGAGCGCACCTTTTTCTCGGTCGCCTCCCACCTGCTCTCGGGCGACATCGTCGCCCGGGAGGGGAGGCAGCGCTGGGCCATCGAGTCTTTTTTCAAGGAGGCCAAGCACGGCTTTGGGCTGAATCGGTTCGCGTTGCGAACCGCTCAGGGGCTCGACCGCTGGGTCCTGCTGGTCTTTGCCGCCTTCACCTTGTCGATGCTCTGCCGAGCCGACACTCTTTCGCTGGAACAAGCGGCGGAAGTCGCCGCCCGGGTTGCCTTGCCACTGCTGGTCGTTCAGCGACTCGCCCTACAGGTCTGGCGAGAGGAGGAATTCCTGCGCCAACACGGTTATTCACTCACCCTGTCCAGGTGCAAGACCTGA
- a CDS encoding M55 family metallopeptidase, translating into MKVVISVDMEGVCGVTSWVQVSPPEFGGLVNGTEYQAARERMTREAAAAAEGALAGGATGVLVNDSHDGMRNLLPDLLPEGVRYTSGSDKPLSMVQGVQEPGVGALLFVGYHARAGSVRGPLAHTWNGFIRNVRVNGRDTGEYGLNALVAGHYGVPVVFASGDDVAMAEVGNELGEGVVRVAVKEGLSSFAAVHLHPLEAQRLIREGAKRAVQAASEGKPYRTTWPARAELSFNHQARADQCERVPGVERVDGVTVAWESPDALHLFQTFRMLAKVAEVRLDG; encoded by the coding sequence GTGAAAGTCGTGATCAGCGTGGACATGGAGGGCGTGTGCGGCGTGACGAGTTGGGTGCAGGTGAGCCCGCCCGAATTCGGCGGGTTGGTGAACGGCACCGAGTACCAGGCGGCGCGCGAACGCATGACGCGGGAGGCCGCCGCCGCTGCCGAGGGAGCACTTGCGGGCGGCGCGACCGGAGTCCTCGTCAACGACTCGCATGACGGCATGCGGAACCTGCTTCCCGACCTCCTCCCCGAGGGGGTGCGCTACACCAGCGGCAGCGACAAGCCGCTGAGCATGGTGCAGGGAGTGCAGGAGCCGGGGGTGGGTGCGCTGCTCTTCGTCGGCTACCACGCCCGGGCGGGCAGCGTGCGGGGCCCGCTGGCGCATACCTGGAACGGCTTTATCCGCAACGTCCGGGTGAACGGGCGTGACACAGGCGAGTACGGCCTGAACGCGCTCGTCGCCGGGCACTACGGGGTGCCCGTGGTCTTCGCCTCGGGGGACGACGTGGCGATGGCCGAGGTCGGGAACGAGCTGGGCGAGGGGGTCGTGCGCGTGGCGGTCAAGGAGGGGCTGAGCAGCTTCGCCGCTGTTCACCTCCACCCACTTGAGGCGCAGCGTCTCATCCGGGAGGGGGCGAAGCGGGCGGTGCAGGCCGCCTCGGAGGGCAAACCGTACAGGACGACCTGGCCTGCCCGCGCCGAACTGAGCTTCAACCACCAGGCCCGCGCCGACCAGTGCGAGCGGGTGCCGGGTGTGGAGCGGGTGGACGGCGTGACCGTCGCGTGGGAGAGCCCGGACGCCCTGCACCTCTTCCAGACCTTCCGGATGCTGGCGAAGGTGGCTGAAGTGAGGCTGGACGGGTAG
- a CDS encoding alpha/beta hydrolase encodes MTRLLLTGLLLLLLGFLAATAGRFVVRPPLVVGQDAAYPGARAMARLEREPQPFIDIAPVGTEADTLLILYPGGLVRPQAYEWIGRALAGRGVRTVIPVFPLDLAVLSVNRADALIGRFGAGKRVFLAGHSLGGAMAAGYAARHGDQLSGLILMGAYPPNNVSLRDSRLRVLSLLAERDGVASPGEVRGGLERLPPGTQLTVLPGAVHAFFGRYGPQRGDGLPTVERATTEAQIVQAVGDFLTQP; translated from the coding sequence ATGACTCGCCTCCTGCTCACCGGGCTGCTCCTCCTGCTCCTGGGCTTCCTGGCCGCCACGGCGGGGCGGTTCGTCGTTCGCCCTCCCCTCGTGGTCGGGCAGGACGCCGCGTACCCGGGGGCGCGGGCGATGGCCAGGCTGGAGCGTGAACCCCAGCCGTTCATCGACATTGCGCCCGTGGGCACCGAAGCCGACACGCTGCTGATCCTCTACCCCGGGGGCCTCGTGCGGCCGCAGGCGTACGAGTGGATAGGCAGGGCGCTCGCCGGGCGGGGGGTGCGGACGGTCATCCCCGTCTTTCCGCTCGACCTCGCGGTGCTGAGCGTGAACCGGGCGGACGCCCTGATCGGCCGCTTCGGGGCCGGTAAGCGGGTCTTTCTCGCTGGGCACTCCCTCGGCGGGGCGATGGCGGCGGGGTACGCGGCGCGGCACGGGGACCAGCTCTCGGGCCTGATCCTGATGGGGGCCTACCCCCCGAACAACGTCAGCCTGCGCGACTCGCGCCTGCGGGTTCTCTCCCTCCTCGCGGAGCGGGACGGCGTGGCGAGCCCCGGGGAGGTGCGGGGCGGGCTGGAGCGCCTGCCGCCGGGCACCCAGCTCACCGTCCTGCCCGGCGCCGTCCACGCCTTCTTCGGGCGGTACGGCCCGCAGCGGGGCGACGGTCTGCCCACCGTGGAACGCGCGACGACGGAAGCGCAGATCGTCCAGGCCGTCGGTGACTTCCTGACGCAGCCGTGA
- a CDS encoding acyl-CoA dehydrogenase family protein, translated as MTTRPKNPMELLGQIDLEALGRLSGRVDLPALIDAASRMSDGQLKHLSRTLSGGDRKAPALPEPNADFFGQLGELTDEQKDVQMAVRSFMQGTVAPIMNEYWSRDEFPKQIIPELRRLGLPRRVWNEDGTRKPDATVMEGLITLEACKVDVSTAVFFGVHTGLTFASIALGGSAQQKAEWLPRMLDLEVIGAFGLTEPEGGSQVSQGMRTTCRRDGDGWVLNGEKKWIGNSTFSDFTVIWARDVETQEVRGFIVRAGTPGYEVQKIQGKIALRIVENGQISLKDCRVPESDRLQEVRGWRTTAEILRLTRAGVAWQAVGCAAGAYELALGYAQTREQFGKPIGNFQLIQNHLVHMLGNVTTNLALCLRLSHMADAGTMRDEHAALAKVITAARCRETVALARETFGGNGILLENGVAKHFTDTEAIYSYEGTNEINTLVVGRAITGFSAFV; from the coding sequence ATGACGACCCGACCGAAGAACCCGATGGAACTGCTCGGGCAGATCGACCTGGAGGCTCTGGGTCGCCTGAGCGGGCGGGTGGACCTCCCCGCCCTCATCGACGCCGCCTCACGCATGAGCGATGGGCAACTCAAGCACCTGTCGAGGACGCTTTCGGGCGGTGACCGCAAGGCGCCCGCCTTGCCCGAGCCGAACGCCGACTTCTTCGGGCAGCTCGGTGAGTTGACGGACGAGCAGAAGGATGTCCAGATGGCCGTGCGCTCGTTCATGCAGGGGACGGTCGCGCCGATCATGAACGAGTACTGGAGCCGGGACGAGTTCCCGAAACAGATCATCCCCGAGTTGCGGCGGCTGGGGCTGCCCCGCCGCGTCTGGAACGAGGACGGCACCCGCAAGCCCGACGCGACGGTCATGGAGGGCCTGATCACCCTGGAGGCGTGCAAGGTGGACGTCTCGACCGCCGTGTTCTTCGGGGTCCACACCGGGCTCACCTTCGCCTCCATCGCGCTGGGCGGCAGTGCCCAGCAGAAGGCGGAGTGGCTGCCCCGGATGCTCGACCTGGAGGTCATCGGCGCCTTCGGCCTGACCGAGCCCGAGGGCGGCTCGCAGGTCAGCCAGGGGATGCGGACCACCTGCCGCCGCGACGGGGACGGCTGGGTCCTGAACGGCGAGAAGAAGTGGATAGGGAACTCCACCTTCAGCGACTTCACGGTGATCTGGGCGCGCGACGTGGAGACGCAGGAGGTGCGCGGCTTCATCGTGCGGGCCGGGACGCCAGGCTACGAGGTGCAGAAGATTCAGGGCAAGATCGCCCTGCGGATCGTGGAGAACGGGCAGATCAGCCTCAAGGACTGCCGGGTGCCGGAGTCCGACCGCCTTCAGGAGGTGCGCGGCTGGCGGACGACGGCGGAGATTCTGCGGCTCACGCGGGCAGGTGTGGCGTGGCAGGCGGTCGGGTGCGCGGCGGGCGCGTACGAGCTGGCCCTGGGGTACGCCCAGACGCGCGAGCAGTTCGGCAAGCCCATCGGGAACTTCCAGCTTATCCAGAACCACCTCGTCCACATGCTCGGCAACGTGACGACCAACCTCGCGCTGTGCCTGCGCCTCTCGCATATGGCCGACGCGGGCACCATGCGCGACGAGCACGCGGCACTGGCGAAGGTGATCACGGCGGCCCGCTGCCGCGAGACGGTCGCCCTGGCGCGCGAGACCTTCGGCGGCAACGGCATCCTGCTCGAAAACGGGGTCGCCAAGCACTTCACCGACACCGAGGCGATCTACTCGTACGAGGGCACGAACGAGATCAACACTCTGGTGGTGGGCCGGGCGATCACGGGCTTCAGCGCGTTCGTGTGA
- a CDS encoding class-III pyridoxal-phosphate-dependent aminotransferase — protein MPATHGGEAGPPAPGNLPPGFIRAQDVLDEKFGPQQARMLDTRYGNEELLFGLNLLGLAGPFYRVSPWELEDEHGVRRINASGYAAVPFGDMPPVLTSFIRDFTEKNRAQTLPQQASSPWRAALETNLVRLLARELPSHADSQVFFCSSGTEAIEGALKFAKAWRPRGKFYISFSSAYHGKTLGSLSLTPNPEYQDVFRPLIPGALTSPYGDVGALSTLIRRLGPQNVIAVLVEPIQGEGGVNIPPPGFLTGVGEVCRRHGIVVIADEIQTGLGRTGHWFESAAQGLDPDIVTLAKPLGGGMTAVGATIVRHTIYKKMLGGLSSKRHSNTFGGNALAMAVGLRSLEYLVEQDLPARSLRLGRVGLERLRALQARFPRLFEDVRGQGMLLAMQFKPMVGVPLPGVLKELVFEATAILALREIHEAGVLANLSLSSKRTVRLTPALDIPEDLFGAMLDRVETFAERNPASRHILTNTPPALTARLAKFAASKPKKRTESDG, from the coding sequence ATGCCAGCGACCCACGGCGGAGAAGCGGGCCCCCCGGCGCCGGGCAACCTCCCCCCAGGCTTCATCCGCGCGCAAGACGTGCTGGACGAGAAGTTCGGCCCGCAGCAGGCCAGGATGCTCGACACCCGCTACGGCAACGAGGAACTGCTCTTCGGCCTGAACCTCCTCGGCCTCGCCGGGCCCTTCTACCGGGTGAGCCCCTGGGAGTTGGAGGACGAGCACGGCGTGCGGCGCATCAACGCCTCGGGCTACGCGGCGGTCCCGTTCGGGGACATGCCCCCGGTGCTCACCTCGTTCATCCGCGACTTCACCGAGAAGAACCGGGCGCAGACCCTCCCGCAACAGGCGAGCAGCCCGTGGCGGGCGGCCCTGGAGACCAACCTCGTGCGGCTGCTCGCCCGCGAGCTCCCCAGCCACGCGGACTCGCAGGTCTTCTTCTGCTCCAGCGGCACCGAGGCCATCGAGGGCGCACTGAAGTTCGCCAAGGCGTGGCGGCCCAGGGGCAAGTTCTACATCTCCTTTTCGAGCGCCTACCACGGCAAGACGCTGGGGAGCCTCAGCCTGACGCCCAACCCCGAGTACCAGGACGTGTTCCGGCCGCTGATTCCGGGGGCGCTGACGAGCCCGTACGGGGACGTGGGCGCGCTGTCCACCCTGATTCGGCGCCTGGGGCCGCAGAACGTGATTGCGGTGCTCGTCGAGCCCATCCAGGGCGAGGGCGGGGTGAACATCCCGCCGCCGGGCTTCCTGACCGGGGTGGGCGAGGTGTGCCGCCGCCACGGCATCGTGGTGATCGCGGACGAGATTCAGACCGGGCTGGGCCGCACCGGGCACTGGTTCGAGTCGGCGGCTCAGGGGCTCGACCCCGACATCGTGACGCTCGCCAAGCCGCTCGGGGGCGGGATGACGGCGGTGGGGGCGACCATCGTGCGCCACACGATCTATAAAAAGATGCTGGGCGGCCTGAGTTCCAAGCGGCACTCGAACACCTTCGGCGGCAACGCGCTGGCGATGGCGGTGGGACTGAGGTCGCTCGAATACCTTGTCGAGCAGGACCTCCCCGCCCGCAGCCTGCGGCTGGGCAGGGTCGGGCTGGAGCGGCTGAGGGCCCTTCAAGCCCGCTTTCCACGCCTCTTCGAGGACGTGCGCGGCCAGGGGATGCTCCTCGCCATGCAGTTCAAACCGATGGTGGGCGTGCCGCTGCCGGGGGTGCTCAAGGAACTCGTGTTCGAGGCGACCGCGATCCTCGCCCTGCGGGAGATTCACGAGGCGGGCGTGCTCGCCAACCTCAGCCTCTCCTCCAAACGCACGGTGCGGCTGACCCCCGCCCTCGACATCCCGGAGGACCTGTTCGGAGCGATGCTGGACCGGGTGGAGACCTTCGCGGAGCGCAATCCCGCCTCCCGCCACATCCTCACGAACACACCCCCCGCCCTGACCGCCCGGCTGGCGAAGTTCGCGGCGAGCAAGCCGAAGAAGCGGACGGAGAGCGACGGCTAG